The following are from one region of the Pocillopora verrucosa isolate sample1 chromosome 3, ASM3666991v2, whole genome shotgun sequence genome:
- the LOC131772301 gene encoding GDP-mannose 4,6 dehydratase isoform X1, with protein sequence MSSQAVKNCFRPNDCTRKAKVALITGVTGQDGSYLAEFLLAKGYEVHGIIRRSSSFNTGRISHLYADTRTHKMGAMKLHYGDLTDSTNLVKIISEVKPNEVYNLGAQSHVKVSFDLAEYTANVDAVGTLRLLDAIKTCGLENDVRFYQASTSEMFGKVQEIPQTEKTPFYPRSPYGAAKVYAFWIVVNYREAYNMFATNGILFNHESPRRGETFVTRKITRAVAKIHLGLQDELQLGNLDSKRDWGHARDYVEAMWLILQHEKPEDFVIATNKVHSVREFVEAAFQEVGITIAWEGEGDKEIGVDKVSGKVLVRVNPKFYRPTEVEYLQGSFEKSKKLLGWEPKVSFEELVKEMVQEDIALMKKNPLA encoded by the exons GATGGCTCATACCTTGCTGAGTTTCTGCTTGCAAAAGGTTACGAG GTGCATGGAATTATCAGGCGTTCTAGCTCTTTCAACACAGGGAGAATTTCTCATCTGTATGCCGATACCAGAACCCATAAAATGGGAG ctaTGAAACTACATTATGGGGATCTTACTGACAGTACAAACTTAGTGAAAATTATCAGTGAG GTGAAACCAAATGAGGTTTACAATTTAGGAGCTCAAAGCCATGTGAAG GTTTCATTTGATTTAGCTGAGTACACTGCAAATGTCGATGCTGTGGGAACTCTCAGGCTGCTAGATGCAATCAAAACTTGTGGACTAGAAAATGATGTTAGGTTTTATCAG GCTTCTACGAGTGAAATGTTTGgaaaagttcaagaaattcCACAAACAGAGAAAACTCCATTTTATCCCAGGTCACCATATG GTGCTGCGAAAGTGTATGCCTTCTGGATAGTGGTGAATTATAGAGAGGCTTACAACATGTTTGCCACAAATGGGATTTTATTCAATCATGAAAGTCCACGCAGAG GTGAGACATTTGTAACAAGGAAGATAACAAGAGCTGTGGCAAAAATCCATTTAGGATTACAGGATGAG CTTCAACTTGGAAATTTGGATTCTAAGAGAGATTGGGGGCATGCTAGAGATTATGTTGAG GCTATGTGGCTTATTTTACAACACGAAAAACCAGAGGACTTTGTTATAGCAACTAACAAAGTCCATAGTGTCAGAGAATTTGTAGAAGCAGCTTTTCAAGAAGTTGGAATAACCATTGC GTGGGAAGGAGAAGGTGATAAAGAAATTGGTGTAGACAAAGTCAGTGGGAAGGTTCTTGTAAGAGTGAATCCAAAGTTTTACAGACCTACAGAAGTG GAATACCTTCAAGGATCATTCgagaaatcaaagaaacttCTTGGCTGGGAACCAAAAGTGTCTTTTGAG GAACTGGTAAAAGAAATGGTGCAAGAAGACATAGCACTTATGAAGAAAAACCCATTAGCTTAA
- the LOC131772301 gene encoding GDP-mannose 4,6 dehydratase isoform X2: MAEAKRQKKVALITGITGQDGSYLAEFLLAKGYEVHGIIRRSSSFNTGRISHLYADTRTHKMGAMKLHYGDLTDSTNLVKIISEVKPNEVYNLGAQSHVKVSFDLAEYTANVDAVGTLRLLDAIKTCGLENDVRFYQASTSEMFGKVQEIPQTEKTPFYPRSPYGAAKVYAFWIVVNYREAYNMFATNGILFNHESPRRGETFVTRKITRAVAKIHLGLQDELQLGNLDSKRDWGHARDYVEAMWLILQHEKPEDFVIATNKVHSVREFVEAAFQEVGITIAWEGEGDKEIGVDKVSGKVLVRVNPKFYRPTEVEYLQGSFEKSKKLLGWEPKVSFEELVKEMVQEDIALMKKNPLA; the protein is encoded by the exons ATGGCAGAGGCAAAACGCCAAAAGAAAGTGGCTTTAATTACGGGCATAACTGGACAG GATGGCTCATACCTTGCTGAGTTTCTGCTTGCAAAAGGTTACGAG GTGCATGGAATTATCAGGCGTTCTAGCTCTTTCAACACAGGGAGAATTTCTCATCTGTATGCCGATACCAGAACCCATAAAATGGGAG ctaTGAAACTACATTATGGGGATCTTACTGACAGTACAAACTTAGTGAAAATTATCAGTGAG GTGAAACCAAATGAGGTTTACAATTTAGGAGCTCAAAGCCATGTGAAG GTTTCATTTGATTTAGCTGAGTACACTGCAAATGTCGATGCTGTGGGAACTCTCAGGCTGCTAGATGCAATCAAAACTTGTGGACTAGAAAATGATGTTAGGTTTTATCAG GCTTCTACGAGTGAAATGTTTGgaaaagttcaagaaattcCACAAACAGAGAAAACTCCATTTTATCCCAGGTCACCATATG GTGCTGCGAAAGTGTATGCCTTCTGGATAGTGGTGAATTATAGAGAGGCTTACAACATGTTTGCCACAAATGGGATTTTATTCAATCATGAAAGTCCACGCAGAG GTGAGACATTTGTAACAAGGAAGATAACAAGAGCTGTGGCAAAAATCCATTTAGGATTACAGGATGAG CTTCAACTTGGAAATTTGGATTCTAAGAGAGATTGGGGGCATGCTAGAGATTATGTTGAG GCTATGTGGCTTATTTTACAACACGAAAAACCAGAGGACTTTGTTATAGCAACTAACAAAGTCCATAGTGTCAGAGAATTTGTAGAAGCAGCTTTTCAAGAAGTTGGAATAACCATTGC GTGGGAAGGAGAAGGTGATAAAGAAATTGGTGTAGACAAAGTCAGTGGGAAGGTTCTTGTAAGAGTGAATCCAAAGTTTTACAGACCTACAGAAGTG GAATACCTTCAAGGATCATTCgagaaatcaaagaaacttCTTGGCTGGGAACCAAAAGTGTCTTTTGAG GAACTGGTAAAAGAAATGGTGCAAGAAGACATAGCACTTATGAAGAAAAACCCATTAGCTTAA
- the LOC131772300 gene encoding uncharacterized protein, with product MSKLFCPRAYFLLLALVQNFLVFTAFLPSSEGHSQGLQEVVFPPQFLPSEDPSILAGHLKMFGLQRPPNGPVVEYNSVLKPQEFWDKHVSMLKPLVFRQAIANSPARLKWSDQYLKEKYGDLDVLTELKTENRTHGVTSRMLLGDFIDVYGKENLYVVTVLPDPMRKDLPLLPCLMCGTFKDFLHELNFWMSSGGTRSVIHFDADHNIHCLVAGRKDFVMIHPDFAPVLNVTKPPQFGSGYSSIDPDMVDLNLYPDASKVEWTYSTLGPGDCIFIPSGYIHQVRSYKGNRTISATMLFTVSLDNTFNNSSCENETYEYRPLSEANVHWTYNKGDKTIDMGYQNVEKFRQYFLSSFDSLQVDRLTERKFSELIEDIFTLDEETMELIQRDTHEIFHTLLDPDGKGFLTRDDIRALSQETLKTIVRHCEEPHGPVAGAPGDRGAAYKLKIQTEAKQDKYKERMKEDRDEL from the exons ATGTCTAAACTATTTTGTCCAAGGGCTTATTTCTTACTTCTTGCTCTGGTTCAGAATTTTCTCGTTTTCACCGCCTTCCTACCGTCAAGCGAGGGTCATTCACAGGGTCTCCAGGAAGTTGTATTCCCGCCGCAGTTTCTTCCTTCAGAGGATCCAAGCATTTTAGCAggacatttaaaaatgtttggacTGCAAAGACCACCAAATGGTCCTGTAGTTGAATACAACTCAGTTCTAAAACCTCAAGAATTTTGGGATAAACATGTGAGCATGTTAAAACCACTTGTATTCCGTCAGGCTATCGCGAACTCCCCAGCGCGACTAAAGTGGAGCGACCagtatttaaaggaaaaatatggcGATTTAGATGTGTTGACAGagctgaaaacagaaaacagaacaCATGGGGTAACGTCAAGGATGTTATTGGGTGATTTTATTGATGTCTATGGAAAGGAAAATCTGTATGTAGTGACAGTTTTGCCTGACCCGATGAGGAAAGATCTTCCA TTGCTCCCCTGTCTAATGTGTGGCACATTCAAAGACTTTTTACATGAACTTAACTTTTGGATGAGCTCTGGAGGAACACGATCTGTGATTCATTTTGATGCAGACCATAACATTCACTGCCTTGTTGCAGGCCGCAAAGACTTTGTGATGATTCACCCAGACTTCGCACCTGTTCTGAATGTCACCAAG ccCCCACAGTTTGGTTCAGGTTACTCCAGCATTGATCCTGATATGGTTGACCTGAATCTGTATCCAGATGCTTCCAAAGTGGAGTGGACATACAGTACTCTTGGACCAGGTGACTGTATCTTCATCCCTTCAG GTTACATACACCAAGTGCGCTCATACAAAGGCAATCGCACCATCTCTGCAACAATGCTTTTTACTGTGTCTCTTGATAACACATTCAACAATTCTAGCTGTGAGAATGAGACATATGAGTACCGACCACTCAGTGAAGCTAACGTGCACTGGACTTACAATAAAGGAGACAAGACTATCGACATGGGTTATCAGAATGTGGAGAAATTCAGACAATACTTCTTGTCTTCATTTGACAGCCTTCAG GTGGATAGGTTGACTGAAAGGAAATTTTCTGAACTGATAGAAGATATATTCACTCTTGATGAAGAAACCATGGAGCTGATCCAGAGAGACACCCATGAAATATTCCACACATTGTTAGATCCTGATGGCAAGGGATTTCTCACACGTGATGATATCAGAGCTCTCTCTCaagaaacattgaaaacaaTTGTGCGGCACTGTGAGGAACCACATGGTCCTGTTGCTGGAGCTCCTGGTGATAGAGGAGCTGCTTACAAGTTAAAAATACAGACAGAAGCTAAACAAGATAAATATAAAGAACGAATGAAGGAAGACAGAGATGAGTTGTAA